In Paracoccus contaminans, the genomic stretch GGCCGGCTTCAGCCTTGATCTTGCCGCCGGAGAGATCCTGTCCGTTCTGGGGCCCAGCGGCGTGGGCAAGTCCAGCCTGCTGCGGGTGCTGGCGGGGCTGCAGGCGCCCGACGCCGGCACCGTTGCCGTCGAGGGGGCGCCGCTGGACGGCGTGCATCCGGGGCTGGCGATCGCCTTTCAGAATCCCGCGCTGCTGCCCTGGCTTGACCTGCAGGGCAACGTGGCCTTCGGCCTGGATTTCCGCCGCCAGCCGCGCCTGCCCCGCGCCCAGCGGCAGGCCCGCATCGACCGCGCCATCGCCGAGGTCGGGCTTGACCATGCCCGCCACATGCGGCCTGCGGCCCTGTCGGGCGGGATGGCGCAGCGGGCGGCGCTGGCGCGCTGCCTGGCTCGCCAGCCCCGTGTGCTGCTGCTGGACGAACCCTTCGGCGCGCTGGACGAGGTCACGCGCGCGGACATGCAGGCCCTGCTGGTCCGCATCGTCGCCGATTACCGCACCGCCGCCCTTCTCGTGACCCATGACATCGACGAGGCGCTGCTGGTATCGGACCGCATCGTGCTGCTGGGCGGATCGCCCGCCGGCACCATCGGCGAATGGCGCATCGACCTGCCGCGCCCGCGCGAGGATCTGGTGGCCGAACTCGGCCGCATCCGCATAGACATCGTCGGCACCCTGCGCGGGGCCGCCCGACCCATCTGAGGAACACCCATGCCGACCGAGGATTCGCTTTTCTCGCGCCGTGATGTCATCCGCCTGTCGGCCCTGCTGACGGCGGCGGGCGCCATGCCGCTGCTGAACACCCGCGCCGCCCGTGCCCAGGAGCCTGACGAGCCGGTCAGGATCGGCTATCTGCCGATCACCGACGCCACCCCGCTGCTGGTCGCCCATGGCAAGGGGCTGT encodes the following:
- a CDS encoding ABC transporter ATP-binding protein; the protein is MNAPPTLRADAVALRYPGAAQPVLAGFSLDLAAGEILSVLGPSGVGKSSLLRVLAGLQAPDAGTVAVEGAPLDGVHPGLAIAFQNPALLPWLDLQGNVAFGLDFRRQPRLPRAQRQARIDRAIAEVGLDHARHMRPAALSGGMAQRAALARCLARQPRVLLLDEPFGALDEVTRADMQALLVRIVADYRTAALLVTHDIDEALLVSDRIVLLGGSPAGTIGEWRIDLPRPREDLVAELGRIRIDIVGTLRGAARPI